From one Thermatribacter velox genomic stretch:
- a CDS encoding FAD-dependent oxidoreductase: protein MSKKVVIIGGVAAGPKVAAKLKRLDPEAEVVILEKGKFLSYAGCGLPYYIGGDIKEQKELMETPVGVMRDPEYFEKMKGVKVYNRTEALRIDRKKKEVEARRIDTGEVFSLTYDYLVLATGAEVAIPPIKAVDLENPNTELKLLDLGHVYTLHGIEDAEAIRWTIREKLAKKAVIIGGGLIGMEMTESLVKSGLEVTIIEVLPEILPILDEDMGILVRRYCQKKGVTVKVGERVERVEGEGGTVKRVITDKSSYEADLVILATGFRPNADLARKAGLEIGPNGGIKVDLFLRTSDPCIFACGDCVEVENLVCGKSAYMPMGSLANKQGRVVAINIAGGSEAFRGAVNSVIFKLFDYTIARCGLGVRQAKEMGYEVEYALVPAPDRAHYFPGAKRVITKLVVDKKSGKLLGGQFLGEGEVTKSVYAVATALHYGATIEEISNLDVPYAPPYASAIDNICVAANVVRNKLEGKMVGISPLEVERKRKRGEDFLLLDVRTPAEYQKVRIPGSTLIPLGALRSKLDTLPRDKEIVVFCAVSLRGYEASLILKAAGFENVKVMDGGLACWPYEVET from the coding sequence ATGTCGAAGAAAGTGGTCATTATAGGTGGCGTGGCGGCTGGCCCCAAAGTTGCTGCAAAACTGAAGCGACTGGACCCGGAGGCTGAGGTGGTCATTCTGGAAAAGGGGAAGTTCCTCTCTTATGCGGGTTGTGGACTTCCCTATTACATCGGCGGTGATATCAAAGAGCAGAAAGAGTTAATGGAAACCCCGGTTGGGGTGATGCGGGATCCCGAGTATTTTGAAAAGATGAAAGGCGTGAAAGTCTACAATCGTACCGAAGCGTTGCGCATAGACCGCAAAAAGAAAGAAGTGGAAGCCCGCCGTATCGATACCGGAGAGGTGTTTTCGCTTACTTACGATTACTTGGTTTTGGCTACCGGTGCTGAAGTGGCCATTCCTCCTATCAAGGCAGTGGATCTGGAAAATCCGAATACTGAACTGAAGCTCCTGGATCTTGGTCATGTTTACACTCTGCATGGCATTGAGGATGCTGAAGCAATTCGCTGGACCATTCGGGAGAAGCTGGCCAAAAAGGCGGTGATCATAGGCGGTGGACTTATTGGGATGGAGATGACTGAGAGCTTGGTGAAAAGCGGGCTGGAGGTTACCATTATTGAAGTTCTTCCCGAGATTTTACCCATCCTTGATGAGGATATGGGAATTCTGGTGCGCCGCTATTGCCAGAAGAAAGGCGTTACTGTGAAAGTGGGAGAACGAGTGGAAAGAGTGGAAGGAGAAGGTGGTACGGTAAAAAGGGTTATCACTGATAAAAGTTCCTATGAGGCTGACCTGGTCATTCTGGCTACAGGTTTTCGTCCCAACGCAGATTTGGCTCGCAAGGCGGGTCTTGAGATTGGCCCCAACGGAGGCATTAAAGTGGATCTTTTCCTGCGCACCAGCGATCCCTGCATTTTTGCCTGTGGAGACTGTGTAGAAGTTGAAAACCTGGTCTGTGGAAAAAGTGCGTACATGCCTATGGGTTCTTTGGCCAACAAGCAAGGAAGAGTGGTGGCAATTAATATTGCTGGAGGTTCGGAAGCCTTTCGAGGAGCCGTCAACTCGGTCATCTTTAAACTTTTTGATTACACCATTGCTCGCTGCGGTCTGGGTGTGCGTCAGGCAAAGGAGATGGGATATGAAGTCGAATATGCGCTGGTTCCAGCTCCAGACAGGGCGCACTATTTCCCGGGCGCAAAGAGAGTCATCACTAAACTGGTAGTTGATAAAAAGAGTGGAAAACTGCTTGGTGGACAGTTCCTGGGTGAAGGGGAAGTTACCAAGAGCGTTTATGCCGTAGCTACAGCGCTTCACTATGGGGCAACGATTGAAGAAATTTCCAACCTCGATGTTCCCTATGCTCCTCCTTATGCTTCAGCAATTGACAATATCTGTGTGGCAGCCAATGTGGTTCGTAATAAACTTGAAGGTAAAATGGTAGGCATTTCGCCCCTTGAGGTGGAGCGTAAAAGAAAGCGGGGCGAAGATTTTTTGCTTTTGGATGTTCGCACTCCAGCTGAGTACCAAAAAGTTCGTATTCCGGGTAGTACTCTGATTCCCCTTGGTGCACTGCGCAGCAAACTTGACACTTTACCCCGGGACAAAGAAATTGTTGTTTTCTGTGCAGTTAGCTTGAGAGGTTATGAAGCTTCTCTAATTCTTAAGGCAGCTGGTTTTGAGAATGTGAAAGTTATGGACGGCGGTTTAGCTTGCTGGCCTTACGAGGTGGAGACCTGA
- a CDS encoding shikimate dehydrogenase, whose protein sequence is MDKDRFAFIIHAMSAQDIKDHFKPLKILPSRAVEFLASRVKPFILSEVHGVRSRATGKEIEGYFVGLPMTPRVLLEYPFPFVARKIRECGFLAQEKKAKIIGLGAFTSVAGDGGITVKKGLDIAVTTGNSYTVATAIEALKIAASKMDLDLNEEEISVVGATGSIGKACALILAEEGKKIRLVGRDPDKVRAVQKEIEDKLGIKVPGFVDVEEGIRNSRAILTVTSAIGGIIRADWIARGAVICDVARPRNVAHEVAKQRKDVLVIEGGVVDVPGDPDFGMDFGYPPGKAYACMAETMILTLEGRFEDYTLGKEVEVEKVKEITRLAEKHGFKVSGLRSFGREISDQEIILIKEEALKKNS, encoded by the coding sequence ATGGATAAAGACCGTTTCGCATTTATAATCCACGCCATGTCTGCTCAGGATATCAAGGATCATTTCAAGCCCCTAAAAATTCTTCCTTCCAGAGCGGTGGAATTTCTGGCTTCCAGGGTGAAGCCTTTTATCTTATCCGAGGTTCACGGAGTTCGTTCTCGGGCTACTGGCAAGGAAATAGAAGGTTATTTCGTAGGGTTACCTATGACCCCCCGGGTGCTTCTTGAGTATCCCTTTCCTTTTGTGGCTCGTAAAATTCGCGAGTGTGGTTTTCTGGCCCAGGAGAAAAAGGCAAAAATCATTGGTTTGGGAGCTTTTACTTCCGTAGCCGGGGATGGAGGGATTACTGTTAAAAAAGGGCTGGATATTGCTGTCACTACCGGGAATAGCTATACGGTGGCTACGGCTATTGAGGCTCTGAAAATAGCGGCCTCAAAGATGGACCTTGATTTGAATGAGGAAGAAATCTCGGTTGTGGGTGCGACTGGGTCCATTGGTAAAGCTTGTGCACTCATTCTGGCTGAAGAAGGAAAAAAAATACGCCTGGTAGGGCGAGACCCTGATAAAGTACGTGCTGTCCAGAAAGAAATAGAAGATAAGCTGGGAATCAAGGTTCCCGGCTTTGTGGACGTAGAGGAAGGCATTAGGAATTCGCGAGCTATTCTCACCGTAACTTCGGCTATTGGAGGCATCATCCGTGCCGATTGGATTGCCCGGGGAGCTGTCATTTGCGATGTGGCCCGTCCCCGCAACGTGGCTCATGAAGTGGCGAAGCAACGGAAGGATGTGCTGGTTATCGAAGGTGGCGTGGTGGATGTTCCTGGAGATCCCGATTTCGGGATGGATTTTGGTTATCCACCTGGTAAAGCCTATGCCTGCATGGCGGAAACCATGATTTTAACCCTGGAGGGACGTTTTGAAGATTACACGCTGGGTAAGGAGGTGGAGGTCGAGAAGGTAAAAGAAATTACCCGTCTTGCTGAAAAACATGGTTTTAAAGTTTCAGGGCTGCGTAGTTTTGGTCGGGAAATCAGCGATCAAGAAATCATCTTGATCAAAGAAGAGGCTTTGAAAAAGAATTCCTAA
- a CDS encoding type II toxin-antitoxin system RatA family toxin → MARVRGEIVIEGNPDDVYQKAKDIERLASFLPDLKEVKILKQEGSEVESFWKGEFQGREVKWTERDVWDDTARECRFYATGGDFKKYEGVWRFVEAGEEKTRVELEIEYDLGLPLVGGLISAFLKKKMQENLQAMLEALQKSCQG, encoded by the coding sequence ATGGCCAGAGTACGTGGTGAAATAGTGATTGAAGGCAACCCGGATGACGTTTACCAGAAAGCCAAAGATATCGAACGGCTGGCAAGTTTTTTGCCAGATCTTAAAGAAGTTAAGATATTGAAACAGGAAGGAAGCGAGGTAGAGAGTTTCTGGAAAGGAGAGTTTCAGGGTCGGGAAGTCAAGTGGACTGAAAGAGATGTCTGGGATGACACAGCCCGGGAGTGCCGTTTTTACGCAACGGGTGGCGATTTCAAAAAGTACGAAGGAGTGTGGCGCTTTGTCGAGGCGGGAGAAGAAAAAACTCGGGTAGAGCTCGAAATCGAGTACGACCTGGGCCTTCCCCTGGTGGGAGGTCTGATAAGTGCTTTCCTCAAAAAGAAAATGCAGGAAAACTTGCAGGCCATGCTGGAGGCACTCCAGAAATCCTGTCAGGGATAA
- a CDS encoding aminotransferase class III-fold pyridoxal phosphate-dependent enzyme, which yields MEQCSEEDKKRFVEETVEKYARFINPGLVRLFKFANFNTVEWKGKGAKVWDIFGNQYIDCIGGFGVFNVGRNHPRVVEAVKRQLDYLPLSTRTLFNRQQADLAEMLAQITPGELQYSFFCNSGAEAVEGAIKLARFYTGRKKLVSALGGFHGKTMGALSVSGREVYKKPFEPLLPETYQVPFGDAEAMAQAVDEQTAAVILEPIQGEGGIILPPPDYLSEVRKICDARGALLILDEVQTGLGRTGAMFACEHYGVVPDILALAKGLGGGVLPLGAFMSTPQIWTVFEDNPFIHSSTLGGNPLSCAAGIETLKVLQEEEIPQQAARKGEYLLSALQGLAIQFAPLIKEVRGKGLLVGVEFFDSDVASLLAMEMAQRRVLVAYTLNNPKVIRLEPPLVITKEELDLVLEVFEASLKSVQGILEEIGG from the coding sequence ATTGAGCAATGCAGCGAAGAAGACAAAAAGCGTTTTGTGGAGGAAACAGTCGAAAAATATGCTCGATTTATCAACCCTGGTTTGGTTCGCCTTTTTAAGTTTGCCAACTTTAACACTGTGGAGTGGAAGGGAAAGGGTGCCAAAGTATGGGATATTTTTGGCAACCAATATATTGACTGCATAGGCGGATTTGGAGTTTTCAACGTGGGTCGCAATCATCCCCGGGTGGTTGAAGCCGTGAAAAGGCAACTCGATTACCTTCCGCTGTCCACCCGCACCCTTTTTAATCGCCAGCAGGCCGACCTTGCTGAGATGCTCGCGCAAATCACTCCAGGAGAGCTCCAGTATTCCTTTTTCTGTAATAGCGGTGCTGAAGCAGTGGAGGGAGCAATCAAGCTGGCGCGCTTTTACACGGGGCGTAAAAAGCTGGTTTCAGCCCTGGGCGGTTTTCACGGCAAAACCATGGGAGCGTTGAGCGTTTCCGGCCGTGAAGTTTATAAAAAGCCTTTTGAACCGCTTTTGCCGGAAACTTATCAGGTTCCCTTTGGAGACGCAGAAGCTATGGCTCAGGCTGTTGATGAGCAGACTGCTGCGGTGATTCTTGAACCCATCCAGGGAGAAGGTGGCATCATCCTCCCTCCGCCTGATTACCTTTCTGAAGTACGCAAAATCTGTGATGCGAGAGGAGCATTGTTGATTCTGGATGAAGTGCAAACCGGCTTGGGTAGAACGGGCGCTATGTTTGCTTGCGAGCATTATGGAGTGGTGCCGGATATTCTGGCTCTGGCCAAAGGGCTGGGAGGCGGAGTGCTGCCGCTGGGGGCTTTCATGAGCACCCCCCAGATCTGGACGGTTTTCGAGGACAATCCTTTTATCCACAGTTCAACTTTGGGTGGCAACCCCCTGAGCTGTGCAGCGGGAATCGAGACGCTTAAGGTTTTGCAGGAAGAAGAAATTCCCCAACAAGCCGCTCGCAAGGGGGAATACCTGCTTTCTGCTCTTCAAGGCTTGGCTATCCAGTTTGCTCCCCTCATTAAGGAGGTACGCGGTAAGGGTTTGCTCGTCGGGGTTGAATTTTTTGACTCTGATGTAGCTTCGCTTCTCGCCATGGAGATGGCACAGCGCAGGGTGCTGGTTGCTTATACCCTGAACAATCCCAAGGTTATACGTCTGGAACCACCGCTGGTGATTACTAAAGAAGAGCTGGATCTGGTGCTTGAGGTTTTCGAGGCATCACTAAAAAGCGTTCAGGGAATTCTGGAGGAAATAGGAGGGTGA
- a CDS encoding quinate 5-dehydrogenase, whose protein sequence is MKPKRVVSISLGSSRRNHRAEIELLGQKVIIERIGVDGDKERFKELLRELDGKVDAFGLGGADLYLRAGKYRYLVKDVARLVEGARKTPIVDGGELKGVWECEIPLLLQREGLVDWKGKIALIMSGMDRYGLAEGLHRAGCSLLIADMPFALGIPIALRRLWTLRFLSVLMMPVLRRLPIDVLYPTGKKQEERTPRFPFYFERSDVVGGDFLYIRRFAPPKLPGKIIITNTVTAEDLEELRGMGVHLLITTTPEIQGRSFGTNVLQAVFVALLERKPEEIAPEEYLSLMHRTGFRPRVVVLNEVK, encoded by the coding sequence ATGAAGCCCAAGAGAGTGGTTAGTATTAGCCTGGGTTCTTCTCGCAGAAATCACCGGGCAGAAATCGAGCTCTTAGGCCAGAAAGTCATTATAGAAAGAATAGGCGTGGATGGTGATAAAGAGCGGTTTAAGGAGCTTTTAAGAGAACTGGATGGGAAAGTCGATGCCTTTGGACTGGGAGGAGCAGACCTCTATTTGCGGGCTGGGAAGTACCGCTACCTGGTGAAGGATGTTGCCCGGCTGGTGGAAGGAGCTCGCAAAACGCCTATCGTTGATGGTGGTGAACTGAAAGGTGTCTGGGAATGTGAAATTCCCCTTCTTTTGCAGCGCGAGGGATTGGTGGATTGGAAAGGAAAAATTGCCCTTATCATGAGTGGTATGGACCGCTATGGTCTGGCTGAAGGCCTCCACCGTGCCGGTTGTTCTCTGCTCATTGCCGATATGCCCTTCGCTTTGGGTATTCCTATTGCCTTGCGCAGGCTGTGGACGCTTCGTTTCCTTTCCGTTTTGATGATGCCGGTTTTAAGGCGCCTACCCATAGATGTTCTCTATCCCACGGGAAAGAAGCAGGAAGAACGCACCCCTCGCTTCCCTTTCTATTTTGAGCGCTCCGATGTTGTGGGGGGAGACTTTCTTTATATCCGGCGTTTTGCTCCCCCGAAATTACCTGGAAAAATTATCATCACTAATACAGTTACTGCGGAAGACCTTGAAGAACTGCGTGGTATGGGGGTGCACCTTTTGATAACCACCACGCCTGAAATCCAGGGCAGGTCTTTTGGTACCAACGTTTTGCAAGCAGTTTTTGTGGCTCTGCTGGAGCGAAAGCCCGAAGAGATTGCCCCTGAAGAGTATCTTTCTCTCATGCACAGGACAGGTTTCAGGCCTCGGGTGGTAGTACTCAACGAGGTGAAATGA
- a CDS encoding polymer-forming cytoskeletal protein: protein MNSILERINPQEMLLLGEGSVVRGTLKNEEAALIHGTMDGEVSCGSLLIARGGQVKGRVEARYLELWGEIDANSRVGKAYFLRGSVMRGVVLAKSAGIVPGATLEGSLVFQAVEDERDEAQESG from the coding sequence ATGAACTCAATACTTGAGCGCATAAATCCCCAAGAAATGCTGCTTTTGGGGGAGGGAAGCGTGGTCAGAGGCACCTTGAAAAACGAGGAGGCTGCTCTGATTCATGGCACAATGGATGGGGAGGTCAGCTGTGGGTCTTTGTTGATTGCCAGGGGCGGCCAGGTTAAGGGAAGGGTGGAGGCCAGGTATCTGGAACTCTGGGGAGAAATCGATGCAAATTCCAGGGTGGGGAAAGCCTATTTTCTCAGAGGTAGCGTTATGCGAGGTGTAGTGCTTGCAAAAAGCGCAGGAATTGTGCCAGGTGCAACACTGGAGGGTAGTCTGGTGTTTCAAGCTGTGGAGGATGAGAGGGATGAAGCCCAAGAGAGTGGTTAG
- a CDS encoding type III pantothenate kinase, which yields MLLCIDVGNTHTNFGVFEAGRLLCSFRVSTSIRRTEDEWYLLFWNLLENSGIEFNAIRRVAISCVVPPVLNVLDLLFVKKNGLSVLKVSPGVKTGLAIKAEAREVGADRVVNAVAASHLYGGDLIVIDFGTATTFCAITRKREYLGGVIAPGIGMAREALYEKTAKLPKVDIEVPEHCIGRNTVEAMHAGIFFGYIGLSREIVRRMKEEFSQEARVIATGGWGIFLHRYCDFVDVFNPVLTLEGLRIIDELNT from the coding sequence ATGCTCCTTTGCATTGATGTAGGTAACACGCACACTAACTTCGGTGTTTTTGAAGCAGGGAGACTTCTTTGTTCTTTTCGGGTTTCCACCTCTATCCGGAGGACAGAAGACGAGTGGTATCTTCTTTTTTGGAACCTTTTGGAAAATAGTGGAATAGAATTCAATGCAATCAGACGGGTGGCCATCTCCTGTGTGGTGCCACCGGTTCTGAACGTCCTAGACCTACTTTTCGTTAAGAAAAACGGACTCTCAGTCTTGAAAGTGAGTCCAGGAGTAAAAACGGGTTTGGCTATAAAGGCAGAGGCTCGGGAAGTGGGTGCAGACCGGGTAGTCAACGCTGTGGCTGCATCTCACCTTTATGGTGGTGACCTCATCGTGATTGATTTTGGAACGGCTACCACGTTCTGCGCTATTACCAGAAAAAGAGAGTATCTGGGCGGGGTTATAGCGCCGGGAATCGGCATGGCCCGTGAGGCTCTCTATGAGAAGACAGCCAAGCTTCCCAAGGTGGACATTGAAGTTCCCGAGCATTGCATTGGCAGGAACACCGTTGAAGCAATGCACGCAGGGATATTTTTTGGTTACATTGGTCTGAGCCGGGAAATCGTCAGACGCATGAAGGAGGAGTTTTCACAGGAAGCTCGGGTGATAGCTACTGGTGGCTGGGGTATTTTTCTGCATCGTTACTGCGACTTCGTGGATGTTTTTAACCCGGTTTTGACTCTTGAGGGGTTGAGGATTATCGATGAACTCAATACTTGA
- a CDS encoding ECF transporter S component has translation MSRPVSGRTGAGVYSRLPLRKILLAGILGAISAILGLTPLGLIPVPNLSGYATVMHIPAIIGGLLGGPLVGALVGLVLGFFTMHLFLGNLVACFVPRLLIGVVAYYVFALLGKNRYAILVAALAGTFTNTVGVLGLMVLMKYFTWQQVLPVFALNGSLELLISAVIVYPIVRVLQKVV, from the coding sequence ATGTCCCGTCCGGTATCTGGAAGAACTGGAGCGGGGGTTTATTCCCGATTGCCTCTGCGTAAAATCCTTCTGGCTGGTATTTTGGGAGCCATTTCAGCCATTTTGGGTCTAACCCCCCTGGGCTTGATCCCCGTTCCTAACCTTTCCGGTTACGCAACGGTAATGCACATTCCGGCCATAATCGGTGGTCTGTTGGGTGGTCCTTTGGTAGGAGCCCTGGTCGGGCTGGTTTTGGGGTTTTTTACCATGCACCTTTTTCTGGGTAATCTGGTGGCCTGTTTTGTCCCTCGTTTGTTGATTGGAGTGGTTGCCTACTACGTTTTTGCGTTGCTGGGCAAAAACAGATATGCTATTCTGGTAGCAGCCTTAGCTGGTACTTTCACCAACACGGTTGGTGTTTTAGGGTTGATGGTATTGATGAAGTACTTTACCTGGCAGCAGGTTTTGCCTGTTTTTGCGCTGAATGGTTCTTTAGAGCTTTTAATTTCGGCAGTCATTGTGTATCCGATAGTACGTGTTTTGCAAAAGGTGGTTTGA
- a CDS encoding P1 family peptidase: MIELESGVKVGHYQHQSALVGCTVFLFSEPNRAVASVLGKAPGEREVSVLRAGNLVESVDAIFFSGGSAFGLCVGEGVVAFLREQRKGFPTQAGPVPIVPGAVIYDLEVSGGILPAPEWGYLAAQRASFPPQEGSVGAGAGATVGKALGLGRAMKGGFGWSRVEVSGGYVDSFVVCNALGDVYDPFEGKLLAGVRGAGGKPVGFFGTSGNFSGSPFNTTLLLLFFSFELSREELEALSGVVHSALALCVRPLATLYDGDLAFLVAGRKRKRAGYLEIVRAVYEGVGKATVNAARRAKGTPGIPACSDIMF; the protein is encoded by the coding sequence ATGATCGAACTGGAAAGTGGTGTCAAAGTCGGCCATTATCAACATCAAAGCGCCCTGGTAGGGTGTACGGTTTTTCTTTTTTCGGAGCCCAACCGTGCGGTAGCCTCGGTTTTGGGAAAAGCTCCTGGTGAAAGAGAAGTTTCAGTGCTTCGGGCTGGTAATCTGGTGGAAAGTGTTGACGCGATATTTTTTTCCGGGGGCAGTGCTTTTGGTCTCTGTGTTGGAGAGGGAGTGGTCGCTTTCCTCAGAGAGCAGAGAAAAGGTTTTCCTACTCAAGCTGGCCCAGTTCCCATTGTGCCTGGGGCGGTTATTTATGACCTTGAAGTTTCAGGAGGGATTCTTCCTGCTCCGGAGTGGGGTTATCTGGCTGCTCAGCGAGCTTCTTTTCCGCCCCAAGAAGGCAGTGTAGGAGCTGGTGCGGGAGCTACAGTCGGCAAAGCTTTAGGTCTAGGTCGTGCCATGAAAGGCGGCTTTGGTTGGTCGAGGGTTGAAGTGAGTGGAGGCTACGTTGATAGCTTTGTGGTTTGTAATGCTCTTGGTGATGTGTATGACCCCTTTGAAGGAAAGCTTTTGGCTGGAGTGCGCGGCGCAGGTGGGAAGCCGGTGGGCTTTTTCGGTACGTCAGGTAATTTTTCAGGTTCACCGTTCAATACCACTTTGCTTTTGCTTTTTTTCTCTTTTGAGCTTTCCCGGGAGGAACTGGAAGCTCTCTCGGGAGTGGTGCATTCAGCCCTTGCCCTCTGTGTACGTCCTCTGGCGACTCTCTATGACGGTGACCTGGCCTTTCTGGTTGCTGGCAGAAAAAGAAAAAGGGCAGGTTACCTTGAAATTGTAAGGGCTGTTTATGAGGGAGTAGGAAAAGCCACTGTTAATGCAGCGCGTCGGGCTAAGGGGACTCCAGGTATACCTGCATGTAGTGATATAATGTTTTAA
- a CDS encoding zinc ribbon domain-containing protein yields MFLKVAVFIALITVLREAALTQAAALAAPAPPAVVRPAVVVVLPRAATTNLSVIPMNAFGYLLLIGFLLLGAIVWSVKRRGKEVNVTEFWAEKEREFGEKKVLSSFARYLGGHPRFETKTEGLLYLMSRSLWFENFEKGPNIFGIAPPFEKVIFRIPLSSITAVEAIPEKELFHRDRSLLFLNRRRINQKPEYLLVRYRDEWQREREVYFDSMVELATWQKTIAETQKNMPPEALKEKPEAVGVCPNCGKKVSPDFKLCPYCGCKLS; encoded by the coding sequence TTGTTTTTAAAGGTAGCGGTTTTTATTGCACTGATTACCGTTCTTCGGGAAGCAGCTCTGACTCAAGCAGCAGCTCTTGCAGCTCCTGCACCTCCAGCAGTTGTTCGACCTGCGGTAGTAGTAGTTCTTCCGAGAGCAGCAACAACAAATCTTAGTGTAATTCCCATGAATGCCTTTGGGTACTTGTTGCTGATAGGGTTTTTGCTGCTGGGCGCTATCGTCTGGAGTGTAAAGCGCCGGGGCAAGGAAGTCAATGTAACCGAGTTCTGGGCGGAAAAAGAAAGAGAGTTTGGAGAAAAAAAAGTTCTTTCTTCGTTTGCACGCTATCTGGGAGGCCATCCTCGCTTTGAAACCAAAACGGAGGGCCTCCTTTATTTAATGTCCAGGAGCCTGTGGTTTGAAAATTTTGAAAAAGGCCCCAATATTTTTGGCATCGCCCCTCCTTTTGAAAAGGTGATTTTTCGAATCCCCCTCAGCTCTATTACTGCGGTTGAAGCGATTCCGGAAAAGGAACTGTTCCACAGAGACAGGAGCCTCCTGTTTCTTAACCGAAGACGCATTAATCAGAAACCAGAGTATCTCCTGGTGCGCTATCGGGACGAGTGGCAGCGGGAACGAGAAGTGTACTTCGACAGCATGGTGGAACTTGCTACCTGGCAAAAAACCATTGCTGAAACCCAGAAAAATATGCCTCCGGAGGCCCTGAAAGAAAAACCAGAAGCAGTAGGAGTCTGCCCCAACTGTGGCAAGAAGGTGTCTCCAGATTTCAAGCTTTGTCCTTATTGTGGGTGTAAACTTTCCTGA
- the groL gene encoding chaperonin GroEL (60 kDa chaperone family; promotes refolding of misfolded polypeptides especially under stressful conditions; forms two stacked rings of heptamers to form a barrel-shaped 14mer; ends can be capped by GroES; misfolded proteins enter the barrel where they are refolded when GroES binds), giving the protein MMAKQIIFEEEARQAILRGVKTLADAVKVTLGPKGRNVVIEKKFGSPTITKDGVTVAKEIELADPNENVGAQLVKEVASKTSDVAGDGTTTATVLAESIYREGLRNVAAGSNPMLLKRGIDKAVEAVVEELKKMSKEVSDRKEIAQVASIAANNDESIGSIIADAMEKVGKDGVITVEEAKGLETTLEVVEGLQFDRGYLSPYFITDPERMEAVLENPLILIYEKKISAVKDLLPLLEKVVQLGRPLLIIAEDVEGEALATLVVNKLKGVLNCAAVKAPGFGDRRKAMLEDIAIVTGGRFISEDLGIKLENVTVQDLGQARKVVIDKENTTIVEGAGKKEDIVARMNQIKRQIEETTSDYDREKLQERLAKIAGGVAVIRVGAATEAEMKEKKARVEDALHATRAAVEEGIVPGGGVALIRAAKAIDALQLDGDEKIGALIVKKALDEPAKMIAENAGEEGSVIVERIKSFDNPNMGYNALTGEFVDMIEAGIIDPTKVTRTALQNAASVASVMLTTESVVTEIPEKEKQQTPPMPEY; this is encoded by the coding sequence ATAATGGCCAAACAGATAATTTTTGAGGAAGAAGCACGTCAAGCCATACTGCGGGGCGTTAAAACTCTGGCCGATGCTGTTAAGGTTACTCTGGGCCCCAAAGGGAGAAACGTGGTTATTGAAAAGAAATTTGGTTCACCCACTATCACTAAAGACGGGGTTACCGTTGCTAAGGAAATAGAGCTGGCTGATCCCAATGAAAACGTGGGTGCGCAGCTGGTTAAAGAAGTGGCTTCGAAAACCAGCGATGTTGCCGGTGACGGAACCACCACTGCTACCGTTTTGGCTGAGAGCATTTACAGGGAAGGTCTACGCAATGTTGCTGCGGGCTCTAACCCCATGCTGCTCAAACGTGGTATTGACAAAGCAGTGGAAGCAGTGGTTGAAGAGCTCAAGAAGATGAGCAAGGAAGTCAGCGATCGCAAAGAGATTGCACAGGTTGCATCCATTGCTGCCAACAACGATGAATCTATTGGTAGCATCATCGCTGATGCTATGGAAAAAGTAGGAAAAGATGGAGTAATCACTGTTGAAGAAGCCAAAGGGTTGGAGACCACTCTGGAGGTTGTGGAAGGTCTGCAGTTTGATCGGGGATATCTTTCTCCGTACTTCATTACTGACCCAGAAAGAATGGAAGCAGTTTTAGAGAATCCGTTGATTCTCATCTATGAGAAGAAGATTTCAGCAGTCAAAGACCTGCTGCCTTTGCTTGAAAAGGTAGTTCAGCTGGGCAGACCGCTTCTGATCATCGCTGAGGACGTGGAAGGCGAAGCGTTGGCCACTCTGGTTGTAAACAAACTAAAGGGCGTTTTGAACTGTGCTGCAGTGAAAGCTCCTGGTTTTGGAGACCGCAGGAAAGCAATGCTTGAGGATATTGCCATCGTGACTGGTGGTCGCTTCATCTCCGAAGACCTGGGCATTAAGCTTGAAAACGTTACGGTACAGGATCTGGGCCAGGCTCGCAAGGTGGTTATTGACAAGGAAAACACCACCATCGTCGAGGGTGCTGGCAAGAAAGAAGACATAGTAGCCAGAATGAACCAGATCAAGCGCCAAATCGAAGAAACCACTTCCGATTATGATCGTGAAAAACTGCAGGAGAGACTGGCCAAGATTGCTGGTGGTGTGGCAGTTATCCGGGTAGGTGCAGCCACTGAAGCTGAAATGAAAGAGAAGAAAGCCCGAGTTGAAGACGCACTCCATGCAACTCGCGCAGCAGTTGAGGAAGGCATTGTTCCTGGCGGTGGTGTGGCGCTCATTCGTGCAGCTAAGGCTATTGACGCACTGCAGCTTGACGGCGATGAAAAGATTGGAGCTCTGATTGTCAAGAAAGCTCTGGATGAACCCGCCAAGATGATTGCCGAAAACGCTGGAGAAGAGGGTTCGGTAATTGTCGAGCGCATCAAGTCGTTTGACAATCCCAACATGGGTTACAACGCACTCACTGGAGAGTTCGTGGACATGATTGAAGCAGGAATTATTGATCCTACCAAAGTGACCAGAACTGCACTTCAGAATGCAGCAAGTGTGGCTTCAGTAATGCTTACCACTGAGTCCGTGGTAACTGAAATACCGGAGAAAGAAAAACAGCAGACTCCGCCAATGCCTGAGTATTGA